One window of Colias croceus chromosome 6, ilColCroc2.1 genomic DNA carries:
- the LOC123692381 gene encoding SH3 domain-binding glutamic acid-rich protein homolog isoform X1, whose amino-acid sequence MVVKVYISGISGNKEVKKRQQRVLMILDSKNIKYEIIDITEPGRESDKDFMQNNAKSNGGTVSDPNPRSPLPPQVFNDEEYCGDYDQFDLANEVDTLEQFLKVEVPPEEPQENVANGDIAKEEPKDEVTENDTNGTAEDQQNDEANEASQNKDSHPAEADSPPTDDAALTKESSVEKESADRLKPDEEEDEEKTQNETPAPVEETNLESKKSSKENTPLKDENVNENGAVSSREQSNEKEVAEVENLKENPSEALIESEQAAAAE is encoded by the exons ATGGTTGTCAAAGTGTATATTAGTGGTATTTCGGGAAACAAGGAA GTAAAAAAGAGACAGCAACGAGTTTTAATGATACTCGATTCGAAgaacataaaatatgaaataatcgACATAACGGAGCCCGGGCGCGAGTCTGATAAGGATTTTATGCAAAACAATGCCAAATCAAACGGCGGCACTGTCAGCGACCCCAACCCTCGCTCGCCACTTCCTCCTCAAGTGTTCAACGACGAAGAATATTGTGGT gacTATGACCAGTTTGATCTTGCCAATGAAGTGGATACCTTAGAGCAGTTTTTAAAAGTGGAAGTACCACCAGAAGAGCCTCAG GAAAACGTTGCAAATGGAGACATTGCAAAGGAAGAGCCCAAGGATGAAGTCACAGAAAATGATACCAATGGAACGGCAGAAGATCAACAAAATGATGAAGCCAACGAGGCTTCGCAAAACAAAGACTCGCATCCAGCGGAGGCAGACAGTCCTCCCACAGATGATGCAGCATTAACAAAAGAGTCATCAGTAGAAAAAGAGTCAGCAGACAGATTAAAACCTGATGAGGAAGAAGATGaagaaaaaacacaaaatgaaACACCTGCGCCAGTAGAAGAAACAAATTTAGAGAGTAAAAAATCCTCAAAGGAGAATACACCCTTAAAAGATGAGAATGTAAATGAAAATGGCGCAGTTAGCTCTCGGGAGCAATCAAATGAAAAAGAAGTTGCTGAAGTAgagaatttaaaagagaatCCCTCCGAAGCTCTCATTGAAAGTGAACAGGCAGCTGCTGCTGAATAA
- the LOC123692381 gene encoding SH3 domain-binding glutamic acid-rich protein homolog isoform X2 → MILDSKNIKYEIIDITEPGRESDKDFMQNNAKSNGGTVSDPNPRSPLPPQVFNDEEYCGDYDQFDLANEVDTLEQFLKVEVPPEEPQENVANGDIAKEEPKDEVTENDTNGTAEDQQNDEANEASQNKDSHPAEADSPPTDDAALTKESSVEKESADRLKPDEEEDEEKTQNETPAPVEETNLESKKSSKENTPLKDENVNENGAVSSREQSNEKEVAEVENLKENPSEALIESEQAAAAE, encoded by the exons ATGATACTCGATTCGAAgaacataaaatatgaaataatcgACATAACGGAGCCCGGGCGCGAGTCTGATAAGGATTTTATGCAAAACAATGCCAAATCAAACGGCGGCACTGTCAGCGACCCCAACCCTCGCTCGCCACTTCCTCCTCAAGTGTTCAACGACGAAGAATATTGTGGT gacTATGACCAGTTTGATCTTGCCAATGAAGTGGATACCTTAGAGCAGTTTTTAAAAGTGGAAGTACCACCAGAAGAGCCTCAG GAAAACGTTGCAAATGGAGACATTGCAAAGGAAGAGCCCAAGGATGAAGTCACAGAAAATGATACCAATGGAACGGCAGAAGATCAACAAAATGATGAAGCCAACGAGGCTTCGCAAAACAAAGACTCGCATCCAGCGGAGGCAGACAGTCCTCCCACAGATGATGCAGCATTAACAAAAGAGTCATCAGTAGAAAAAGAGTCAGCAGACAGATTAAAACCTGATGAGGAAGAAGATGaagaaaaaacacaaaatgaaACACCTGCGCCAGTAGAAGAAACAAATTTAGAGAGTAAAAAATCCTCAAAGGAGAATACACCCTTAAAAGATGAGAATGTAAATGAAAATGGCGCAGTTAGCTCTCGGGAGCAATCAAATGAAAAAGAAGTTGCTGAAGTAgagaatttaaaagagaatCCCTCCGAAGCTCTCATTGAAAGTGAACAGGCAGCTGCTGCTGAATAA